From Burkholderia pseudomultivorans, the proteins below share one genomic window:
- the pip gene encoding prolyl aminopeptidase, whose protein sequence is MYPPIEPYAHGHLDTGDGHRIYWERCGNPAGKPAVFLHGGPGAGCSPEHRRLFDPQRYDILLFDQRGCGRSTPHASLDNNTTWHLVADIERLREMVGAEQWLVFGGSWGSALALAYAETHPQRVSALIVRGIFTMRRDELLWYYQEGASWLFPDLWEAFLAPIPEAERGDLMAAYHRRLTGDDEAVKLEAARAWSVWEGRTITLLPDPELAAHFADGHYALAFARIENHYFVNRGFVDEGQLLRDAHRLAGIPGAIVQGRYDVATPARTAWDLSKAWPQATFEIVPDAGHAYNEPGILKALLAATDRFAG, encoded by the coding sequence GTGTATCCACCGATCGAACCTTACGCCCACGGCCATCTCGACACCGGCGACGGCCATCGCATCTACTGGGAACGTTGCGGCAATCCGGCCGGCAAGCCGGCCGTGTTCCTGCACGGCGGCCCCGGCGCGGGCTGCAGCCCCGAGCACCGCCGGCTGTTCGATCCGCAGCGCTACGACATCCTGTTGTTCGACCAGCGCGGCTGCGGGCGCTCGACGCCGCATGCAAGCCTCGACAACAACACCACGTGGCACCTGGTCGCCGACATCGAGCGCCTGCGCGAAATGGTCGGCGCCGAGCAATGGCTGGTGTTCGGCGGCTCGTGGGGCAGCGCGCTCGCGCTCGCGTATGCGGAGACGCATCCGCAGCGCGTGAGCGCGCTGATCGTGCGCGGCATCTTCACGATGCGTCGCGACGAACTGCTGTGGTACTACCAGGAAGGCGCGTCGTGGCTGTTCCCCGATCTGTGGGAGGCATTTCTCGCGCCGATTCCGGAGGCCGAGCGCGGCGACCTGATGGCCGCCTACCACCGACGGCTGACGGGCGACGACGAAGCCGTGAAGCTCGAAGCCGCGCGCGCCTGGAGTGTCTGGGAAGGCCGCACGATCACGCTGCTGCCCGATCCCGAGCTGGCCGCGCACTTCGCGGACGGGCACTACGCGCTCGCGTTCGCGCGCATCGAAAACCATTACTTCGTGAATCGCGGCTTCGTCGACGAAGGCCAGTTGCTGCGCGACGCACATCGCCTCGCCGGCATTCCCGGCGCGATCGTGCAGGGCCGCTACGATGTCGCGACGCCGGCGCGCACCGCGTGGGACCTGTCGAAGGCGTGGCCCCAAGCGACCTTCGAGATCGTGCCCGACGCCGGACATGCCTACAACGAACCGGGCATCCTGAAGGCCTTGCTCGCCGCGACGGACCGCTTTGCCGGCTAG
- a CDS encoding phenylacetate--CoA ligase family protein: protein MNTLYRLCLDAVLWTLWFLRRLISLDGRLYVFLNAPVFQPFLAHVGRMRARMAFLKASAVCPAYIAFLEAEGYDARGKWRLSDVPVMTKENYIKRYSIEQRCYGGAIPKSGVVIDESSGSTGQPNNWVRSAAERSDVKRILQLNYQLVFRDSGKILLNCFALGPWATGMNVSMSLVDVGIMKSIGPDRLKLINTLKLFGPKYQYLIFGYPPFIRSVVDECDIDLSAYHIDFIVGGEGLSEALRDHLLRKANTVISSYGASDLEINIGVETPTTIGLRRLLSGRPELCRELFGRDTPPMIFQYNALDYVIETNADGELLVTIGRQSGAAPKIRYNIRDSGGTYAFRALNERLSKHGLRLTDFAPRTSYFPFLFVYGRNDSSVPFYGSKVFPSDIEQILSASPALHEAFSTFQLATSEDAQLTSFLHVHLERASGDARMPFDDARLHAELFDGLKRVNQDFREVSRLFDPAQLVVHLHDHDTGPFRGRDIRIKNRYIA, encoded by the coding sequence ATGAACACGCTCTATCGTCTCTGTCTCGACGCCGTCCTGTGGACGCTGTGGTTCCTTCGCCGACTGATCAGCCTCGACGGACGCCTGTACGTATTCCTCAACGCGCCGGTATTCCAGCCGTTCCTCGCCCACGTCGGCCGCATGCGCGCCCGCATGGCCTTCCTGAAGGCGAGCGCGGTATGCCCGGCGTACATCGCATTCCTCGAGGCCGAGGGCTACGACGCGCGCGGCAAATGGCGGCTGTCGGACGTGCCGGTGATGACCAAGGAAAACTACATCAAGCGCTACTCGATCGAGCAGCGCTGCTACGGCGGCGCGATTCCGAAGTCGGGCGTCGTCATCGACGAATCGTCGGGATCGACCGGCCAGCCCAACAACTGGGTGCGCAGCGCGGCCGAGCGCAGCGACGTCAAGCGCATCCTGCAGCTGAACTATCAGCTCGTGTTTCGCGACTCCGGCAAGATCCTGCTGAACTGCTTCGCGCTCGGGCCGTGGGCCACCGGCATGAACGTATCGATGTCGCTCGTCGATGTCGGCATCATGAAGTCGATCGGGCCGGACCGGCTCAAGCTGATCAACACGCTGAAGCTGTTCGGGCCGAAATATCAATACCTGATCTTCGGCTACCCGCCGTTCATCCGTTCGGTGGTCGACGAATGCGATATCGACCTGAGCGCGTATCACATCGATTTCATCGTCGGCGGCGAAGGGCTGTCGGAAGCGCTGCGCGATCATCTGCTGCGCAAGGCGAACACGGTGATTTCGTCGTACGGCGCGTCGGACCTCGAAATCAACATCGGCGTCGAAACGCCGACGACGATTGGCCTGCGCCGCCTGCTGTCGGGTCGCCCCGAGCTGTGCCGCGAACTGTTCGGCCGCGATACGCCGCCGATGATCTTCCAGTACAACGCGCTCGACTACGTGATCGAGACGAATGCCGACGGCGAACTGCTCGTCACCATCGGCCGGCAGTCCGGCGCGGCGCCGAAGATCCGCTACAACATTCGCGATTCCGGCGGCACCTATGCGTTCCGCGCGCTGAACGAACGCCTGTCGAAACACGGGCTGCGGCTGACCGACTTTGCGCCGCGGACCAGCTATTTCCCGTTCCTGTTCGTGTATGGCCGCAACGATTCGAGCGTGCCTTTCTACGGCTCGAAGGTGTTCCCGTCCGACATCGAGCAGATCCTGTCCGCATCGCCCGCGCTGCACGAGGCCTTCAGCACGTTCCAGCTCGCGACGAGCGAGGACGCTCAGCTGACGAGCTTCCTGCATGTCCACCTCGAACGTGCATCGGGCGACGCGCGCATGCCGTTCGACGATGCACGGCTGCATGCCGAGCTGTTCGACGGCCTGAAGCGCGTGAATCAGGATTTTCGCGAGGTGTCGAGGCTGTTCGATCCGGCGCAGCTGGTCGTGCATCTGCACGACCACGATACGGGCCCGTTCCGCGGGCGCGACATCCGCATCAAGAACAGGTACATCGCGTGA
- a CDS encoding transglutaminase family protein: MVTTKAAAKTPPGAGDGRSGAASTGSAASAASIAASPSAAPGRLLRVTHDTEYRYAARVESAQHQARLQPLATPRQQVLSFALDIEPAPASVGTELDAFGNARASFALNQPHDALLVRSRSTVRVTPPAWSLGARGAPPPAIARPDAARATAWEAVRDRLRFRAGQPYDAASEFVFTSPHVACDPELAAYAAASFTPQRPLVQAAWDLMRRIHADFAYTPNSTDITTTALDALRLRQGVCQDFAHVMIGALRSLGLAARYVSGYLLTQPPPGQPRLIGADASHAWVEVYDPAWPEDGGWLQLDPTNDRAPGDDYVMLSIGRDYADVTPLRGVIRGGGADQELKVGVTVEPLDAA; encoded by the coding sequence ATGGTGACGACGAAAGCCGCAGCGAAGACGCCGCCCGGCGCCGGCGACGGCCGGTCGGGCGCTGCATCAACCGGATCAGCCGCATCGGCCGCATCAATTGCCGCATCGCCGTCCGCTGCGCCGGGCCGGTTGCTGCGCGTCACGCACGATACCGAATACCGGTACGCGGCACGCGTCGAATCGGCGCAGCACCAGGCGCGCCTGCAGCCGCTCGCGACGCCGCGCCAGCAGGTGCTGTCGTTCGCGCTCGACATCGAGCCCGCGCCGGCATCGGTCGGCACCGAGCTCGACGCGTTCGGCAATGCGCGCGCCTCGTTCGCGCTGAACCAGCCGCACGACGCGCTGCTCGTGCGCAGCCGCAGCACGGTGCGCGTGACGCCGCCCGCATGGTCGCTCGGCGCGCGCGGCGCGCCGCCGCCGGCGATCGCGCGGCCCGACGCCGCCCGCGCGACCGCGTGGGAAGCCGTGCGCGACCGGCTCCGGTTTCGCGCGGGGCAGCCGTACGACGCCGCGAGCGAATTCGTGTTTACGTCGCCGCACGTCGCGTGCGATCCCGAGCTCGCCGCGTACGCGGCGGCCAGCTTCACGCCGCAGCGGCCGCTCGTGCAGGCCGCATGGGACCTGATGCGACGGATTCACGCCGATTTCGCGTATACGCCGAACAGCACCGACATCACGACGACGGCGCTCGATGCGCTGCGCCTGCGCCAGGGCGTCTGCCAGGATTTCGCGCACGTGATGATCGGTGCGCTGCGCTCGCTCGGGCTCGCCGCGCGCTACGTGAGCGGCTATCTGCTTACGCAGCCGCCGCCCGGGCAGCCGCGGCTGATCGGCGCGGATGCGTCGCATGCATGGGTCGAGGTCTACGATCCCGCGTGGCCCGAGGACGGCGGCTGGCTGCAGCTCGATCCGACCAACGACCGCGCGCCGGGCGACGACTACGTGATGCTGTCGATCGGCCGCGACTATGCGGATGTGACGCCGCTGCGCGGCGTGATTCGCGGCGGCGGCGCGGACCAGGAACTGAAGGTCGGCGTGACGGTCGAGCCGCTCGACGCCGCGTAA
- a CDS encoding circularly permuted type 2 ATP-grasp protein has protein sequence MPTLFDTGAQPDAAELAAALAAPAAAGRYDELRGSAAGLRAPALAPAWRSFFTSIGSDGVADLDRRADALHRRMRDNGLFYQLHEQRAGDGAVGPWSLDLLPLIVTPEDWVAIERGVLQRARLLNATMVDLYGPQTILQRGLLPPALVTGHPGYLRAMRGARVPGDTWLHVIAFDLARGPDGQWRIVAQHTQGAAGLGYLLENRLIVSRLFPRGFRGLRVQRLASAYRALLESLQALSPTRRNSRIVLLTPGPHSATYFEHAYLARYLGLTLVEGGDLTARDNHVFLKTLRGLEPVHGILRRVDDAWLDPLELRPDSLLGVPGLLQAVRAGNVLLANAPGSGFLESPGVLGFMPRLAESLLGETLTLPAVHSWWCGEAAACDDALPQLARGIVKAAYPPEVQDGGPFEPVIGSRLAPAQLAEWRARILARPEHYTVQADLPLSQAPTWPGRESPDGDAGARIVPKPLLLRVFALADGPQRWRLLPGGLSRVGTRDALFNAPMPRGGSTVDTWVMTEGIVDSTTLLQTHLGPDDLVGPPRAIASRAAENLFWLGRYTERATNLMRLARAALERLRGEDDVDSPAHLELIDVLCRDTGLLAADAPNAVDAPRAFQHALATSLTRGADRTSGIASCLFGMRAAAAAIRERLSTEQWRLIDDATQLFADSADHPEAEEQIGNEALQLLERLGLLLGAITGAQTDNMTRDDGWRLLSIGRQIDRMDFLCSVLKFAFEEGAVHRQDGFELVLELFDSTITFRSRFQRGFDVAPLLSLVVLDTDNPRSLGWVVQALRGRLTKVERSEGYALSELAETIPDVPSWSLHELCESGEDGRHDKLLTALDTTAKAVWELSNRIGERYFSHVREAGRTLW, from the coding sequence ATGCCCACGCTCTTCGATACCGGCGCGCAGCCGGACGCGGCCGAGCTGGCCGCCGCGCTCGCCGCGCCGGCGGCTGCCGGCCGCTACGACGAACTGCGCGGCAGCGCCGCCGGCCTGCGCGCCCCCGCGCTCGCGCCTGCGTGGCGCAGCTTCTTCACGTCGATCGGCAGCGACGGCGTCGCCGATCTCGACCGCCGCGCGGACGCGCTGCACCGGCGCATGCGCGACAACGGCCTGTTCTACCAGCTGCACGAACAGCGCGCCGGCGACGGCGCGGTCGGCCCGTGGTCGCTCGACCTGCTGCCGCTGATCGTCACGCCCGAGGACTGGGTCGCGATCGAGCGCGGCGTGCTGCAGCGCGCGCGGCTGCTCAACGCGACGATGGTCGACCTGTACGGGCCGCAGACGATCCTGCAGCGCGGGCTGCTGCCGCCCGCGCTCGTCACCGGGCATCCCGGCTACCTGCGCGCGATGCGCGGCGCGCGCGTGCCGGGCGACACCTGGCTGCACGTGATCGCCTTCGACCTGGCGCGCGGCCCCGACGGGCAGTGGCGGATCGTCGCGCAGCACACGCAGGGCGCGGCCGGGCTCGGCTATCTGCTGGAAAACCGGCTGATCGTGTCGCGGCTGTTCCCGCGCGGCTTTCGCGGGCTGCGCGTGCAGCGGCTCGCGTCCGCGTACCGTGCGCTGCTGGAGAGCCTGCAGGCGCTCAGCCCGACCCGCCGGAATTCGCGGATCGTGCTGCTGACGCCCGGGCCGCACAGCGCGACCTATTTCGAGCACGCGTATCTGGCGCGCTACCTTGGCCTCACGCTCGTCGAGGGCGGCGACCTGACCGCGCGCGACAACCACGTGTTCCTGAAGACGCTGCGCGGGCTCGAACCGGTGCACGGGATCCTGCGGCGCGTCGACGACGCGTGGCTCGATCCGCTCGAACTGCGCCCCGATTCGCTGCTCGGCGTGCCTGGGCTGCTGCAGGCCGTGCGCGCCGGCAACGTGCTGCTCGCGAACGCGCCGGGCTCGGGTTTCCTCGAATCGCCGGGCGTGCTCGGCTTCATGCCGCGCCTCGCGGAGAGCCTGCTCGGCGAAACGCTGACGCTGCCGGCCGTGCACTCGTGGTGGTGCGGCGAGGCCGCCGCATGCGACGACGCGCTGCCGCAGCTCGCGCGCGGCATCGTGAAGGCCGCGTATCCGCCCGAGGTGCAGGACGGCGGCCCGTTCGAGCCGGTGATCGGCTCGCGGCTCGCGCCGGCGCAGCTCGCCGAATGGCGGGCGCGGATTCTCGCGCGGCCGGAGCACTACACGGTGCAGGCCGACCTGCCGCTGTCGCAGGCGCCGACCTGGCCGGGGCGCGAGTCGCCGGACGGCGACGCCGGCGCACGCATCGTGCCGAAGCCGCTGCTGCTGCGCGTGTTTGCACTCGCCGACGGCCCGCAGCGTTGGCGCCTGCTGCCGGGCGGGCTGTCGCGGGTCGGCACGCGCGACGCGCTGTTCAATGCGCCGATGCCGCGCGGCGGCAGCACCGTCGACACCTGGGTGATGACCGAAGGCATCGTCGATTCGACGACGCTGCTGCAGACCCATCTCGGCCCCGACGATCTCGTCGGACCGCCGCGCGCGATCGCGAGCCGCGCGGCGGAGAACCTGTTCTGGCTCGGCCGCTACACCGAGCGCGCGACCAACCTGATGCGGCTGGCGCGCGCCGCGCTCGAACGGCTGCGCGGCGAGGACGACGTCGACAGCCCCGCGCATCTGGAGCTGATCGACGTGCTGTGCCGCGACACCGGGCTGCTCGCCGCCGACGCGCCGAACGCCGTCGATGCGCCGCGCGCGTTCCAGCACGCGCTCGCGACGTCGCTGACGCGCGGCGCCGACCGCACGTCGGGAATTGCATCGTGCCTGTTCGGGATGCGCGCGGCCGCCGCGGCGATCCGCGAGCGGCTGTCGACCGAGCAGTGGCGGCTGATCGACGACGCGACGCAGTTGTTCGCGGACAGCGCCGATCATCCGGAAGCCGAGGAGCAGATCGGCAACGAGGCGCTGCAGCTGCTGGAGCGCCTCGGCCTGCTGCTCGGCGCGATCACCGGCGCACAGACCGACAACATGACGCGCGACGACGGCTGGCGGCTGTTGTCGATCGGCCGGCAGATCGACCGGATGGATTTTCTGTGCAGCGTGCTGAAGTTCGCGTTCGAGGAGGGCGCCGTGCACCGGCAGGACGGCTTCGAGCTCGTGCTCGAACTGTTCGACAGCACGATCACGTTCCGCTCGCGGTTCCAGCGCGGCTTCGACGTCGCGCCGCTGCTGTCGCTCGTGGTGCTCGATACCGACAACCCGCGCTCGCTCGGCTGGGTCGTGCAGGCGCTGCGCGGCCGGCTGACGAAGGTCGAGCGCAGCGAAGGCTATGCGCTGTCCGAGCTCGCCGAGACGATTCCGGACGTGCCGTCCTGGTCGCTGCACGAGCTGTGCGAGAGCGGCGAGGACGGCCGGCACGACAAGCTGCTGACCGCGCTCGACACGACCGCGAAGGCGGTGTGGGAACTGTCGAACCGGATCGGCGAACGCTATTTCAGCCACGTGCGCGAGGCGGGCAGGACGCTATGGTGA
- a CDS encoding DUF2126 domain-containing protein, translating to MPIHVALHHTTRYRYDRLVGLGPQIVRLRPAPHCRTPIVAYSMTVEPAQHFVNWQQDPFSNYLARLVFPERTRHFEITVDLVAEMSVYNPFDFFLESSAERYPFQYDDALKTELAPYLACDPATSESPAFRAYLDGVDRTPAGTVDFLVALNQQLQRDIRYLVRMEPGVQAPAQTLELASGSCRDSGWLLVQLCRHLGIAARFVSGYLIQLTPDVKSLDGPSGTSVDFTDLHAWCEVYLPGAGWIGFDPTSGLLAGEGHIPLACTPQPTSAAPVEGLIDECEVAFEHEMTVTRVYESPRVTKPYTDAQWDTVRALGTQVDRALAAGDVRLTQGGEPTFVSIDDRDGAEWNTDALGPTKRGYATELVQRLRAEYGDGGFLHFGQGKWYPGEQLPRWALSIFWRADGQPAWNDPSLFADEREPSAHTTDDAKRFIDALAARLNLTDEFIRPGYEDVWYYLWRERRLPVNVDPFDSRLDDELERARLRKVFEQRLDSVVGYVLPIKRVEDGPGAARPALDGARWQTGPWFFRDERMYLVPGDSPMGYRLPLDSLPWVARGDYPYLVERDPFAPRDALPDAAAFRARYAGAADAPRYLTGVHREAAPQTVMQWRDDGAAGGGGRHATEEAGRRPERFESAAWITRTALCVEARNGVLYLFMPPLAALDDYLELLGAIELTAHALDVKLVLEGYPPPRDARLKVLQVTPDPGVIEVNIHPASSFDELVEQTEFLYDAAWQSRLCSEKFMVDGRHVGTGGGNHFVLGGATPADSPFLRRPDLLASLIAYWHNHPSLSYLFSGLFIGPTSQAPRVDEARNDQLYELDIAFAEIQRNKLLYGQDMPPWLVDRVLRNLLIDVTGNTHRSEFCIDKLYSPDSATGRLGLLELRAFEMPPHARMSVVQQLLLRALVARFWHAPYTTPLTRWGTALHDRFMLPTFLKMDFDDVLAELRDAGFSFDPAWFAPHFEFRFPLFGQIAVNGMALTLRGALEPWHVMGEEGAVGGTVRYVDSSVERLEVRVSGLNDNRHVVTVNGRALPLQPTGTVGEYVAGVRYKAWSPPSALHPTIGVHAPLTFDVVDTWLARSLGGCRYHVAHPGGRNYATFPVNAYEAESRRLARFVAMGHTPGRMEVAAAAPSREFPFTLDLRRPG from the coding sequence ATGCCCATTCACGTCGCGCTGCATCACACCACCCGCTACCGCTACGACCGGCTCGTCGGCCTTGGCCCGCAGATCGTGCGGCTGCGCCCCGCGCCGCACTGCCGCACGCCGATCGTCGCGTATTCGATGACGGTCGAGCCTGCGCAGCATTTCGTCAACTGGCAGCAGGATCCGTTCTCGAACTATCTCGCGCGCCTGGTGTTTCCGGAGCGCACGCGGCACTTCGAGATCACGGTCGACCTCGTCGCCGAAATGTCGGTGTACAACCCGTTCGACTTCTTTCTGGAAAGCAGCGCCGAACGGTATCCGTTCCAGTACGACGATGCGCTGAAGACCGAGCTTGCGCCGTATCTCGCCTGCGATCCGGCGACGAGCGAGTCGCCCGCGTTTCGCGCGTATCTCGACGGCGTGGACCGCACGCCGGCCGGCACCGTGGATTTCCTGGTCGCGCTGAACCAGCAGCTGCAGCGCGACATCCGCTATCTGGTGCGGATGGAGCCCGGCGTGCAGGCGCCTGCGCAGACGCTCGAACTCGCGTCGGGATCGTGCCGCGACAGCGGCTGGCTGCTCGTGCAGCTGTGCCGGCATCTGGGCATCGCCGCGCGCTTCGTGTCGGGCTACCTGATCCAGCTGACGCCCGACGTGAAGTCGCTCGACGGCCCGAGCGGCACGTCGGTCGATTTCACCGACCTGCACGCGTGGTGCGAGGTCTACCTGCCCGGCGCGGGCTGGATCGGCTTCGATCCGACCTCGGGCCTGCTGGCCGGCGAAGGGCATATCCCGCTCGCATGCACGCCGCAGCCGACCAGCGCGGCGCCCGTCGAAGGGCTGATCGACGAATGCGAGGTCGCGTTCGAGCACGAGATGACGGTCACGCGCGTGTACGAATCGCCGCGCGTGACGAAGCCGTATACCGATGCGCAGTGGGACACCGTGCGCGCGCTCGGCACGCAGGTCGATCGCGCGCTGGCGGCCGGCGACGTGCGTCTCACGCAGGGCGGCGAGCCGACCTTCGTGTCGATCGACGATCGCGACGGCGCGGAGTGGAACACCGATGCGCTCGGCCCGACCAAGCGCGGCTACGCGACCGAACTCGTGCAGCGCCTGCGCGCCGAATACGGCGACGGCGGCTTCCTGCATTTCGGGCAGGGCAAGTGGTATCCGGGCGAGCAGCTGCCGCGCTGGGCGCTGTCGATCTTCTGGCGCGCGGACGGCCAGCCCGCATGGAACGATCCGTCGCTGTTCGCGGACGAGCGCGAGCCGTCCGCCCATACGACCGACGACGCGAAGCGCTTCATCGACGCGCTGGCCGCGCGCCTGAACCTGACCGACGAATTCATCCGGCCCGGCTACGAGGACGTGTGGTACTACCTGTGGCGCGAGCGCCGGCTGCCGGTCAACGTCGATCCGTTCGACTCGCGCCTCGACGACGAGCTCGAACGCGCGCGGCTGCGCAAGGTGTTCGAGCAGCGGCTCGACAGCGTGGTCGGCTACGTGCTGCCGATCAAGCGTGTCGAGGACGGCCCGGGCGCCGCTCGACCCGCGCTCGACGGCGCGCGCTGGCAGACCGGCCCGTGGTTCTTCCGCGACGAGCGCATGTACCTCGTACCCGGCGATTCGCCGATGGGCTATCGACTGCCGCTCGATTCGCTGCCGTGGGTCGCGCGCGGCGACTATCCGTATCTGGTCGAACGCGATCCGTTCGCGCCGCGCGACGCGCTGCCCGATGCGGCCGCGTTCCGCGCGCGCTACGCCGGCGCGGCCGACGCGCCGCGCTATCTGACCGGCGTGCATCGCGAGGCGGCGCCGCAGACCGTGATGCAGTGGCGCGACGATGGCGCCGCCGGCGGGGGCGGGCGGCATGCCACGGAGGAGGCCGGGCGCCGGCCCGAGCGCTTCGAGTCGGCCGCATGGATCACGCGCACCGCGCTGTGCGTCGAGGCCCGCAACGGCGTGCTGTACCTGTTCATGCCGCCGCTCGCCGCGCTCGACGACTATCTCGAACTGCTCGGCGCGATCGAGCTGACCGCGCACGCGCTCGACGTGAAGCTTGTGCTCGAAGGCTATCCGCCGCCGCGCGACGCGCGGTTGAAGGTGCTGCAGGTGACGCCCGATCCCGGCGTGATCGAGGTGAACATCCATCCGGCATCGAGCTTCGACGAGCTCGTCGAGCAGACCGAATTCCTCTACGACGCCGCCTGGCAGTCGCGGCTGTGCAGCGAGAAGTTCATGGTGGACGGCCGTCACGTCGGCACCGGCGGCGGCAACCACTTCGTGCTCGGCGGCGCGACGCCCGCCGACAGCCCGTTCCTGCGCCGCCCGGACCTGCTCGCGAGCCTGATCGCGTACTGGCACAACCATCCGTCGCTGTCGTACCTGTTCTCGGGGCTGTTCATCGGGCCGACCAGCCAGGCGCCGCGCGTCGACGAGGCGCGCAACGACCAGCTGTACGAACTCGACATCGCGTTCGCTGAGATCCAGCGCAACAAGCTGCTGTACGGGCAGGACATGCCGCCCTGGCTTGTCGATCGCGTGCTGCGCAACCTGCTGATCGACGTGACCGGCAATACGCACCGCAGCGAGTTCTGCATCGACAAGCTGTATTCGCCCGACTCGGCGACCGGCCGGCTCGGCCTGCTCGAACTGCGCGCGTTCGAGATGCCGCCGCATGCGCGGATGAGCGTCGTGCAGCAACTGCTGCTGCGGGCGCTGGTCGCACGCTTCTGGCACGCGCCGTACACGACGCCGCTCACGCGCTGGGGCACCGCGCTGCACGACCGCTTCATGCTGCCGACCTTCCTGAAGATGGATTTCGACGACGTGCTGGCCGAGCTGCGCGACGCCGGTTTTAGCTTCGATCCCGCGTGGTTCGCGCCGCACTTCGAATTCCGTTTCCCGCTGTTCGGGCAGATCGCGGTGAACGGGATGGCGCTGACGCTGCGCGGCGCGCTGGAGCCGTGGCACGTGATGGGCGAGGAGGGGGCGGTCGGCGGCACGGTGCGCTACGTCGATTCGTCGGTGGAAAGGCTCGAGGTGCGCGTGAGCGGCCTGAACGACAACCGGCACGTCGTAACCGTCAACGGCCGCGCGCTGCCGCTGCAGCCGACCGGCACCGTCGGCGAATACGTCGCGGGCGTGCGCTACAAGGCGTGGTCGCCGCCGTCCGCGCTGCATCCGACGATCGGCGTGCATGCGCCGCTGACCTTCGACGTCGTCGATACGTGGCTCGCGCGCTCGTTGGGCGGTTGCCGGTATCACGTCGCGCACCCGGGCGGGCGCAACTACGCGACCTTCCCGGTGAATGCGTACGAGGCCGAGAGCCGCCGGCTCGCGCGCTTCGTCGCGATGGGGCACACGCCGGGACGGATGGAGGTCGCGGCGGCCGCGCCGAGCCGCGAATTTCCGTTCACGCTCGACCTGCGGCGACCCGGTTGA
- a CDS encoding transglutaminase family protein: protein MRLAIRHISRYQFDEQATHALQRLRLRPQSGPGQTVRAWQVTIDGVEPALSYADGFGNRIDLVRHERGAKADIVVVAAGVVETQDRAGIVGHPEGYAPPWIFERETALTKAGDTVRALADALPIPPRSLDALHWLMTEVHGRIAYAPHTAAEMPVDAETALQSGEGTSRDHAHAFIAAARVLKIPSRYVSGYVLADSAMQRIADAKQQAGDDEEAALALQIGDGMQQVLGASHAVQSQSQGLPLAALGAQPQAAALAQQPAGHAWAEAYVEGLGWVGFDPFMNRCPDERYVRIAVGLDYRDAQPVTGLGASAAGVEISVVQSPELV from the coding sequence ATGCGACTCGCCATCCGACACATCTCGCGTTACCAGTTCGACGAGCAAGCGACCCATGCACTGCAGCGCCTGCGGCTGCGCCCGCAATCGGGCCCCGGGCAGACGGTGCGCGCATGGCAGGTCACGATCGACGGCGTCGAGCCGGCGCTGTCGTATGCCGACGGCTTCGGCAACCGGATCGACCTGGTGCGTCACGAGCGCGGCGCGAAGGCCGACATCGTCGTGGTCGCGGCCGGCGTCGTCGAGACGCAGGATCGCGCGGGCATCGTCGGTCATCCCGAAGGCTATGCGCCGCCGTGGATCTTCGAGCGCGAGACGGCGCTCACGAAAGCGGGCGACACCGTGCGCGCGCTGGCCGACGCGCTGCCGATCCCGCCGCGCAGCCTCGACGCGCTGCACTGGCTGATGACGGAAGTGCACGGCCGCATCGCATATGCACCGCACACCGCGGCCGAGATGCCCGTCGATGCGGAAACCGCGCTGCAAAGCGGCGAGGGCACCAGCCGTGACCATGCGCACGCGTTCATCGCGGCCGCGCGCGTGCTGAAGATTCCGTCGCGCTACGTGTCGGGCTACGTGCTGGCCGACAGCGCGATGCAGCGCATCGCCGACGCGAAGCAGCAGGCGGGCGACGACGAAGAGGCGGCGCTCGCGCTGCAGATCGGCGACGGCATGCAGCAGGTGCTCGGCGCGTCGCATGCGGTGCAGTCGCAGTCGCAGGGGCTGCCGCTGGCCGCACTCGGCGCGCAGCCGCAGGCCGCCGCGCTGGCGCAGCAGCCGGCCGGTCACGCGTGGGCCGAGGCCTACGTCGAAGGGCTCGGCTGGGTCGGCTTCGATCCGTTCATGAACCGCTGCCCGGACGAGCGCTACGTGCGCATCGCGGTCGGCCTCGACTACCGCGACGCGCAGCCCGTGACGGGGCTCGGCGCCAGTGCGGCCGGCGTCGAGATCAGCGTCGTGCAGTCGCCCGAATTGGTCTGA